DNA from Mucilaginibacter mallensis:
AAGGCGGCACCATGCGCCTGGGAGCTTATCCATGCGATTTGAAAAAGAACAGTAAGGCTGCGGCTATATATGGCAAAGCACATATCAGCGAACGCCACAGGCACCGCTATGAGTTTAATAATACCTACCTGAAAGACTATGAAAACGCTGGTTTAATGCCATCAGGCATCAACCCGGAAAACAATCTGGTTGAGATTGTTGAACTTAAAAACCACCCGTTTTTCATAGGCGCGCAATTTCACCCGGAATTAAAATCAACTGTTGCAAATCCTCACCCACTTTTTATTAACTTTGTCGCCGCTTCGCTGGCTTACGCCCGCAAGAAATAAGTAATTGTTGAACACATAATGGATAGAAATTCGTTCACAGGATTATTCCTGATCATGCTGATAGTTTTTGGCTCGTTTTATTTGATGAAACCATCAAAACAAGAGATCAAAAAAGAACAGGAAAGACAGCATATTGACTCTTTAAAAAAGGCAGGTAAAATTGTTACCCCTGCCACAGCAGCTAAAGCTGATACCAGTAAAGTTGCCGTTAAGCTTGATTCCGCGCAATTAAAAGGTGCTTTCGGACCAGCATTAGCAGGTACTGAAAAATTTATCACACTTGAAAATAAAGACCTACGCTTAAAGTTAACTACTCACGGCGGCAGAATATATTCAGTTGAGTTAAAGAACTTTAAAACATTTGACGGCAAGCCGCTCATTTTATTTGATGGCACGCAAAACAGCTTTGGTATAAACCTGGCTGCCGAAAACAAGAACTTTGATACCAACAACCTGTATTTTACATCGGCTACAAGCGGCATTACCGTTGCTGATAAGGATTCAGGATCAGTTACCCTGCGTTTAAACTACAGCGCAACCCAGTATATAGACTATATTTATACACTGAACGGCACTGGTTACAAAGTAGGTTTCACCATTAAACCAACCGGGCTTGATAATGTGGTTGCCAACAGCAACACGCTTAACATTAACTGGACAGCCTACCTGAAAAAACAGGAAAAGGACATGGAGTTGGAGCGCCGCTATTCAACCGTATACTATAAAACGCTTGATGATAACGTTGATTACCTGAGCGAAAACAAGGATGATCAAAAAGATATCACCGATGGTAAAGCACAGTGGGTTTCATTTAAAGGGCACTTTTTCTCTGATGTTATTTTAGCAAACAACGGTTTTGCAAAAACAAATATTTCAGTTGCAATTGATACCAGCGACCACGTAAATACCAAACAAATGAAGGCCGACCTGCAGCTTGCAAAAAGCGCTGACGGCACCTTCCCTATGAGCTTTTACTTTGAGCCGAACCAGTTCCACATGCTGCAAGCCGAAGGTTATAGCCTGGAGAAACAGATCAACTTAGGTCCGGGTCCGTTAAAGTATATCAACAGGTTTGCTACGCTGCCGGTATTTGATTTCCTTAAACAGTTTAACTGGAACTACGGCTTAATCATATTAGCGCTTACCGTTATATTAAAGCTGGTTTTATCGCCGCTTACTTATAAGTCATACTTATCGATGGCCAAAATGAGGGTGTTGAAACCTGAAATGGACGAGATAAAAGCTAAAGTTGGTGAAGATAACCCTACGCTGTTACAACAGGAATACCTGAAGCTCTATAAAAAGGCCGGGGTAAATCCATTGGGTGGATGTTTGCCGTTATTGATACAGATGCCGATAGTTTTCGCATTCTTCCGCTTTTTCCCAAGCTTATTTGAGCTGCGTGGCCAGAGCTTCCTGTGGATGCATGACTTATCAACGTATGATGCTGTAATAACTTTCACCCGTATCCCAGTGATCGGTATAGATCACTTGAGTTTGATGTGTTTGCTGATGACCATATCTACATTAATCTATACCTACTTTAATAATCAGATCTCAGGTGCTACAGGCCAGATGAAATATATCGGTTATATCACCCCCGTTATATTCCTGGTTACGCTGAACAGCTACCCTGCTGGTTTGAATTACTATTACTTCTTGGCGAACATGTTAACCTTCCTGCAACAATACCTAATCAGGTTTATGGTTGATGACAAGAAGATACATGCGCAGATACAGGAAAACAAAAAGAAACCTGAGGATACCAAAAAGAAGAAATCAGGCTTCCAGGCACGTATGGAAGAAATGATGAAACAAAAACAACTGGCGGATACTAAGAAGAAGTAGTTTTTGAGTCAGGAAAGACCGTAAGTCAGCAAGTCTGAAAGTTTAAAAATACAAGACCCCGTTAGGTATACCTAACGGGGTCTTTTGCTACACATCTTCCGGACTTGCTGACTTACGGTCTTTTCCGACTTACTGACTTACGGTCTTTTTCAAAAAAACACTAACATTATTAGCAATAACTTATTACATTTACGCCATGTATGCAATTGTTGATATTGAGACCACCGGGGGGCATGCCAGCGCCAATGGCATAACGGAAATTGCCATATGCATACATAATGGCAAAAAGATAATAGAACGCTATTCAACCCTGGTTAATCCACAACGGGATATCCCTATCTACATCAGCGCGTTAACGGGTATCACCAATGATATGGTGCGTGATGCTCCATTATTTGAGGATGTGGCCCATGACGTTTATCACCTGCTTAACGGTAAAATATTTGTAGCCCACAACGTAAATTTCGATCATTCATTTGTGCGCCATCATTTGCTGGCATCCGGCTACGATCTGCAATGCAATAAACTGTGTACCGTAAGGCTTGGGCGTAAAATACTGCCGGGGCTGCCATCATACAGCTTAGGTAAGCTATGTCATCATTTGGGTATTACCAATGAAAGCCGTCACCGTGCCGCAGGTGATGCCGAAGCTACTTCACAACTCTTTACCCTGCTACTGCAAAGCGATAAAGGCAACCATATTCCTGATGCGTTAAAACAACGATCAAAGGAACAGGTGCTCCCACCCCATTTGCCTAAAAATGACCTGGAACAATTACCCAACATGCCCGGTGTATATTATTTCCATGATCAAAAAGGGAAAGTAATATATGTGGGCAAGGCCAAAAATCTTAAAAAACGAGTAAGCAGTCATTTTACCGGTAATAACCCGGGCTTACAGCGACAGGAATTTCTGCGCAATATCTGCCACATCACCTACCAGCAATGCGGCACGGAGCTGATTGCATTTGTATTGGAAGCTGTTGAAATAAAACGCCTGTGGCCCAAATATAATCGTTCGTTAAAACGTTTTGAGCATGCCTATGCCCTGTATGCATTTGAAGATCAGAGCGGCTACCTGCGCTTAGCTGTAGATAAACACCGCAAATACAATACGCCATTATATACCTGCAACTCTTTACTTGAAGGCCACAGCTTACTGGTTAAGTTAATTGAAACCTTCGACCTTTGCCCAAAGCTGTGTTTTATACAGCGCAATACCGAACCTTGTACAGGAAATACCAAAACATCATGCGCCTGTACAGGCCATGAAAGTGCCGATGATTACAACAAAAAGGTAAACCTGGCCATTGATGAATTAAAACAGGCATTACCCACCTACGCTATCCGCGATGAAGGTCGCACAGGTGAAGAAAACAGTTGTATCCTGATTGAAAAAGGGCAGTTTTACGGCATGGGTTATATCTCCCATTATTTTGATGTAGATAACCTGCAGCAACTAAAAAATCACCTCACACCCTACCCGGGTAATGATTATATAAAGAATATGGTATCCAACTACGCCACTAGATTTCCGGAGCGGAAGGTGGTGTTTGCCTAAGTATTATTTTACTATCCACATTGTCATTTCGAACGATAGTGAGAAATCTTCTGCACTATGCATAGTCCGCAATTCTGTTGAAGAAGATTTCTCACTATCGTTCGAAATGAAATTTTAATTTTTCTTTAGTAAGCTATAGAGCATACCTTCATTAACCTTTACATTTTTATCAATTACAGAAAGCACTACTAAGTATAAATTGTGATTACGTTTAACAAAAATAATTTCTAACGGCAAACTAATATTGTCCGTTTTTTCCCTCATCTTACCATAAAAGTCTAATGGGCTATCTTTATCGTTTTGTATAGAAAAATATTTAAAGTCTGAATGATAATAGGCGATGCTATCGTTTTTTTCAATAACATGAGTTTTGTTACCAGATAAAGTAAGTAATACTTCTTTTATAGAATCAGGTATACCCATTCTGTAATGAATCTCAAATGGACTTTCTTCGTCTATTGCAGTAAATACATGATAACCACCTAAAGGATTACCTGTATCAATATATTGATTGCCTTGTATTGATGCCTTAAGTTTCAATTTATCTATAATTCCAATTTTATATAGAATTATACGATATTTTTTATCATAAGTGAATTCTGAAACAGGGTTACGTGTTTTACTATAGGTTGAATGTTGTAAAAGCAAGCGATCATCGTGATTTAAGATTTGTTCATACTCTTTTGGAACTTGCTTAAGATTTTTTAATTGATCCGCCTCAATAGCCTTGCGAGCATTATTACCTGCGATAATAAAACCAATAAATAAGATAGAAAAAACTGAAATTATAATTAATAATGATTTTTTCATAGTATAATTTCAATAATTAAATATATGCTTATATCACCCCAGCCTTTTCCAACTCCACTTCCATTTGCTGTTGCATTTTCAGCGCCTCGGCCCTTGCCGCATCAGCAAAATCCTCGCCGTTGCTGGCATATATAATGGAGCGTGATGCATTAACCAGCAGACCACAATCCTTGTTCATGCCGTATTTACAAACATCCTCTAGGCTACCGCCCTGTGCACCTACGCCGGGTACCAGTAAAAAGTTATCGGGAGCGAATTTGCGGATATTGGTAAACTCGGTGCTTTTGGTAGCACCTACTACATACATAATACGGTCGGCACCGGCCCAGGTATTGGCTTTTTGTATAACGGTTTCATATAAAAATCCGTTCTCCGTAGTTAAATACTGAAAGTCCTTACTCCCAACCGATGAGGTAAGCGCCAGTATGATGATCCATTTATTATCATAAGCTAAATAAGGCGTAACGCTGTCGTTACCCATATAAGGTGTTACGGTTATGGCATCAAAACCCATCCCTGACGATGCTTCATCAAAAAATGCCTTTGCATATTTATCTGATGTGTTGCCTATATCGCCACGCTTGGCATCAATAATACTTAAACAATCCTTTGGCAAATACTCCCAGGTAGCTATTAAACTCTGTAAACCCTTTACGCCATAAGCTTCGTAAAAAGCTGAATTGGGTTTATAGGCCACGCACAAATCCTGTGTAGCATCAATTATACGTTTATTAAATTCAAATATAGGATCAGGGTATGCCTTTAAAAACGAGGGGATTTTCTCAATATCTGTATCAAGACCAACACATAAAAATGATCTTTTCTGTTTTATCTGGTCTATAAGCTGCTGGCGGGAAATCATGGTAGGAATATTATTTTTTTTACAGCGTCAAAAAAACTAAAAAATAATCTAAGTGTTAAATTAACAATGATATTTATTTTAAAAGTTTGTATTTCAAAATAATTTAATTACAATTGCATCGTTTTCCTTTTGAATTTTTCTTGCACTAAAGAAACAATTAAAACTCCACGTTATTTATTACTAGTACATGGTTTTAGATGTTGCATAACAAAGTTAGTGGGATAAACTTCTTTCAGATAAATATTCAGGTGTAATCGTATTAAATATTGATTAACAAAAACACACAGCTTATTTATTGTTGAAAAACAAATAAACAATAAAAATCTTTTTTGAACTATAATCCATCTCATGTCTGGTACAATTGAATTGAACGACAAACTCGTTTCGGAGTTGCGCGAAATTGCAAAAAGTTTAGGTATCGCTGACGCTGACGAACTTAGAAAAGCTCAGCTTATCACCGCTATTGTTGAACAGCAAAATTTGATAGAAGCCGCAAGGGCTCAGCAAAATGCTGTTGCAAACAATTACGCTCCCATCTCATCAGAAAGCACTGAAACAGTAGCTGATGCCGGTGAAAAATCACGTAAAAGAGTACGTACTATAAAAACTAAAAATAGCACCGCCCCACGCATTGAGGTGCCGCTTGATGATACAAACCTGTTTGATATAGCCGATGATGAGGCCCAGGCAGACGAGGCAGAAACAGAAGCTCCTGCAGAAGTTGAAGCTCCCGTTAGTCAACAAGGCCAACCTGATGATGTTGCTCCAAAAACTGAGGAAATTGTTGCTGAAGCACGCCCTCAAAAATTTGAGCGCCGCATAAACAGCAACCAGAACAACGGTAATGGTCAGTCAAAAAATCAGGAACCAGCTATAAACCTTGATTTTGATAATGTTATTATAAATGAAGGCGTGTTAGAAATTATGCCTGATGGCTATGGTTTCTTACGCTCATCTGATTATAACTATCTTACCTCTCCTGATGATATTTATGTATCGCAATCGCAGATAAAATTGTTCGGTCTTAAAACCGGCGATACTGTGCGCGGCAGCATAAGGCCACCAAAAGAAGGTGAAAAATACTTCCCTTTGGTACGTGTTGAGGCTATTAATGGCCGTATACCTGCTGAAGTACGTGACCGTGTACCTTTCGACCACTTAACGCCACTCTTCCCATCAGAAAAGCTGAGCCTGTTTACTGATGCGGGTAACTATTCAACCCGTATTATGGACCTGTTCTCGCCTATTGGTAAAGGGCAGCGTGGTTTAATTGTGGCACAGCCTAAAACTGGTAAAACCATGTTACTAAAGGATGTTGCTAACGCGATTGCAAAAAATCATCCCGAAGTATACCTGATCATCCTGTTAATTGATGAGCGCCCTGAGGAGGTTACCGATATGGCCCGCAGCGTGCGTGCCGAAGTTGTTTCATCAACATTTGATGAACCTGCTGAGCGCCACGTAAAAATTGCCAACATCGTGCTTGAAAAAGCAAAACGTATGGTTGAGTGCGGTCATGATGTAGTTATCCTGCTGGATTCTATCACACGCCTTGCACGTGCTTACAATACAGTTGCACCGGCATCAGGTAAAATATTATCGGGTGGTGTTGATGCAAACGCATTACATAAGCCTAAACGCTTTTTTGGTGCCGCACGTAACATTGAGGATGGTGGTTCATTAACCATTATAGCTACAGCGCTTACCGAAACCGGCTCAAAAATGGATGAGGTTATCTTTGAAGAGTTTAAAGGTACAGGTAATATGGAGCTGCAGCTGGATCGTAAGTTGTCTAACAAACGTATATTCCCGGCTATTGATATTACCGCTTCAAGTACCCGTCGTGACGATCTGTTGCTTGACCGCGACACCTTACAACGTATCTGGATATTGCGTAACCACTTGGCTGATATGAACTCTCAGGAATCAATGGAGTTTTTACAGGCGCAAATTAGGGGAACAAAAACTAATGAAGAATTTCTCATATCAATGAATTCATAATATTTTTGTATTTATGGAGTTATTATTTTAACTCATAACTTCATAAATACTTAATATAATTCTGATACCTTCATGCCATAATGAAGAAGCGAGTGAAAAAACACCTTCCAAATGCCATAACCTGTGCCAACCTGTTCAGCGGTTGTGTAGGAATCGTTTTCGCCTTTCAAGGCGAACTGGTAATAGCATCATATGCCATCTTTCTTTCAGCTATTTTTGATTTTTTCGATGGCCTGGCCTCACGTGTACTGCAATCCTATTCGGGTATAGGTAAAGACCTGGATTCGCTAGCCGACCTGGTGAGCTTTGGTTTTTTACCCGCAGCTATATTATATGAGCTATTTTTACAAAGCCCTCAAATAAATAATATCAGCCCATACTTAAATTTTATACCTTTTGCAATAGTCATATTTTCGGCACTGCGATTGGCTAAGTTTAATGTTGACACCCGGCAGGCGGAGATCTTTATTGGCTTACCAACTCCTGCAAATGCTATATTAATAGCTTCGCTCCCGCTAACTATGGAGCAGCACAGCCGTTCATCACACTATATTTTAAACCAGTATGGTTTATCAGTTTTGGTACTGGTAATGTGCGCTTTATTAGTTGCTGAGCTGCCATTAATGTCCCTTAAATTCAAGAACCGCGACTTCAACCAAAATATTTATCGCTATTTACTGCTACTATTTTCGGCTATATTGATTCTATTTTTTAAATTCGCGGCAGTTCCGGTGGTTATACTTTTCTATATCACCTTATCAATAATTCAATTCAAAATAGCACATGATAAAGTTCCAGGCTGAAATAGATGTAATGCCAAAGAAAGAAATTCTTGACCCTCAGGGAAAAGCAGTAACAGGCAGCATGAAAAACCTTGGTTTAGCCGAAATACAAAATATACGTATAGGCAAACATATTTCACTTGAAATTGAAGCCCCTACTGCTGAAATAGCCCACGCTAAAGTTGAAGAAGCCTGTAAAAACTTATTGGCTAACTTAATAATGGAAAGCTATACGTTTAAAATAGAGGCGGTTTAAAGATTAGCCTCTTTTTCGGTTTTTACCAGTTCAAGGGCAGCCAGGTTATCAGCCATCATATCATTTAACTGATTAAATTTGGCTGTTATCTCTGCCGGATCAGGGCTAGCTGATTTACATAGTATTTCCAGTTCCTGCACCAACGTTTGGCTATAGAACATACCGAAGAAACTCAGGTTGGCTTTTACTTTATGGGCAGCCGCAGCAGCGGTAGGCCACTCGTTACCGGCAATAGCATTTCCAATATCCTGTAATAAACCAGGCACCTGATCCAAAAACATGGTTATAGATTCAACGATAAACTCATTGCTGCCATCGGCAATATCATATAATGTTGATAGATCAATATCTTTATCTGGTGAAGTGTCAGGCATATAATAATTAGTTGTACTTCAAAAATATAACTTTTTTACAATTAAGGTGTCCCGCAACTCATTTTTCAATTGTAATATAGTTTTATTATAGTTCGGGTGTATTAAATCGGGGGCAATATCACTGAGTGGCTCAAGGGTAAACCTCCTTTTGTGTAATTCGGGGTGCGGCACCTGCAGGCCATCCTCACTAATAATATCCGAGCCATAAAACAATATATCAATATCAATAGTCCGCGATCCCCACTTTTCCTCCCTTTTTCTTCCAAGGATCAGTTCAATATTTAATATCTTTTTAAGAACATCCTGTGCCGGGATATCGGTTTTTAAAAATATTACCTGATTTAGGTAATCAGGCGCATCACTCTTACCCCATGATTGCGTTTCATATACAGGTGATATTTTTATAACCGGTGCTATATCTGCTTCAATATAGCGGATTGCCTCATCCATAAACAGCTTTCTATCACCAAGGTTACTGCCTAACAGTAAATAAACATCAATCATTGTTGTAACAAATATTATGGACAAAGCTCTTAATATTATACGGTATTGAATTACTAAGTTTGCATAAATAATGTATTTATAACTTTTAATGAAACAATTCTTCAAATTCGTCCTTGCCAGCTTCTTTGGCCTTCTGTTAACTATAGTTATTATTATATTAATTTTCATAGCTTATATAGCTTCATCAGGCAATAATAAAAGCGCTGAGGTTGATTCAGATTCAGTTTTACATATTCAATTTACCAAGGATATTCCGGAACGTACACCTTCAAACCCATTTTCAGGCTTAGGCTTTTTAGGGCTTGATGAGGATAGGGACATCGGCCTTAATGATATATTGGCCAACATAAAAAAGGCCAAAACTGACGATAATATTAAAGGCATATTTTTAGATGAAAGCGACATGATGTCGGGCCAGGCTACCGTTGAAGAAGTACGCAATGCCCTGATCGACTTTAAGAAATCAGGCAAGTTCATTATTGCCTATTCCGAGGTTTATACACAACAATTTTATTATCTGGCATCAGTAGCCGATAAAATCTACATCAACCCTAAAGGTATTTTTGAATTTAAGGGTTTCAGCTCGCAGATTACCTTTTTAAAAGGCGCTATGGATAAATTGGGTATCGAGGCACAAATTATTAAAGTAGGCACCTATAAAAGTGCGGTTGAACCTTATTTTCTTACTAAAATGAGCGATGCCAACCGCTTGCAGGTTACCTCCTACCTTGGCTCGATGTATGATCATTTTTTAACCGGGATCAGCTTGAGCAGGGGTATAAATAAAGATTCATTATTTAATTATGCCAACCAGTTCCGCATACAATTTCCGGAGGATGCGTTAAAATACAAACTGGTTGATGGCTTAAAATATAAAGACGAAATTCTGGACGAGATCAGGCAACGTACTGGAATCGAGGCTAAAAAGAATATTCATAGCGTTGAGATCAATGAATATAACCAGAACGACGGCGCCAGCGATGACGATAGTGACAAAAAAGACTCCAAAAACAAGATCGCTATTGTATATGCATCCGGCGAAATTAGTGGTGGCGATGGCGATGATAACAGCATAGGTTCTGAAAGAATATCAGAGGCTTTACGTAAAGTACGCCTTGATGATAAGGTTAAAGCCGTTGTTTTACGTGTAAACTCGCCTGGTGGCAGCTCGCTGGCATCGGATGTGATATGGCGCGAGGTAATGCTTACTAAAAAAGCAAAACCGGTTATTGTATCTATGGGTGATTATGCGGCATCGGGCGGTTACTATATCTCGTGCGCGGCAGATTCTATTATTGCTGAACCAAATACCATTACCGGCTCCATAGGCATTTTCGCCATATTACCTAACCTGCAAAAACTGTTTAATGATAAGCTGGGTATTACGTTTGATGGTGTAACTACCGGAAAATATGCTGATTTGGGTGACATTAGCAGGCCTTTAAGTCCTGACGAAAGAGCAATTTTACAAAACCAGGTTAACCGTGGTTATGACGAATTTACAAAAGCCGTTGCAGCAGGACGCCACAAAACACAAAAATATATCGACAGTATTGGGCAGGGTCGTGTGTGGACTGGTGCACAAGCCGTAAAAATTGGCCTGGTTGACCGCCTGGGGAATATTAATGACGCCATTGCATCTGCAGCAAAAATGGCTAAGTTGAAACACTATAAAATAGACACTTACCCCGACCAAAAAAGCAAGCTGAACAAAGTGGGCTCGTTATTGAACAGCGAGATAAAGATGCGCACCATAAAATCAGAACTGGGCGAAAACTATATATACTACCAGCAAATAAAGGGCGTAACCCAAATGATGCGTACCCCGCAGGCAAGGTTGCCTTATGAAATTCAGATAAAGTAAGCTATTGGTTCATGGTCGATAGTTCATAGTAAAATGATAAAAACTATGAACTATGAACAATTCTAGAAATTAAGGCACAGCTTTTGTACTTTTACACCATAATCTATTTATGGAAAATAAACCCATAGCCCGAACGCTCCGCTTATTATCGCAATTGATGGAACTACATGAGGTTAACCCGTTTAAAATACGGTCGATAGCCAATGCAGCATTTAAGGTTGATAAACTGCCATTCCCGGTTGCCGGTAAAAGCTTTGAAGAACTGGAAAAAGTTGATGGTATTGGCAAAAGTATAGCCGCCAAAATTATTGAATTACAGGATACCGGTACAATGGTGGAGCTACAGGAACTACTTACAGCTACCCCCGAAGGTGTTGTGGAGATGATGGGCATAAAAGGTATCGGCCCCAAAAAGGTAGCTATTATCTGGCATGATCTGGGCATTGAAAATACAGGTGAACTATACTATGCATGTAATGAGAACCGCCTGATTGAAGCCAAAGGCTTCGGCTTAAAAACACAGGAAGAGATCAGCAAAGCTATTGAGTTCAGGATGGCGAGCAATGGTAAATTCCTGTATGCACAGATAGAAAAAGAAGCCAATGATCTGCTGGATCAGCTAAAAAGTTTATTCCCCGGCGCGTTATTTGAATTTGGCGGAGAATTTCGCAGACTTTGCGAAATAGTTAATGAGCTGGTTATTGTATTAGGCAGCCGCGATCAAACCATTGCTTTTGATTCATTATTAAAATCAGAGATACTTAATAATATAACTGCCAACGGCAACCATATTAATGGCGAAATGCCTAATGGCCTCCTGGTTGATATAGTTTGTGTTGAAAAGCGCGACTTTTATAAAGAGTTATTCCTACAAACGGGTAATGATGAGCATGTGGAAGCGGTTATTAGCCGTATAGCAGATGTGATAGATCAGCCTGAAAGCGAGGAAATGATCTACACAAAATCAGGTCTTGAATTTATGAAGCCCGAACTGCGTGAGGGAGATACCTTTATTGCCCGGGCAAGAGATAATGCATTGCCTCAACTCATTAGTTATAACGACCTGAAAGGCACACTGCATAACCACAGTACCTGGAGCGACGGCGTGAATACCATTGAAGAAATGGCTTTATACTGCCGTGATACCTTGAAACTGGAATACTTAGGTATGTGCGATCACAGTAAAAGCGCGTTTTATGCTAAAGGATTAAGCATTGAACGGGTATTACAGCAACACGAAGAGATCGATCACCTGAATAAAAAACTGGACGGCTTTAAAATCTTCAAGGGCATTGAGTCGGATATCTTAAACGATGGTTCGCTGGATTACCCGGATGAGATCCTAAAAAAATTTGATTTTATCGTGGCATCCGTACACTCCAACCTTAAAATGGATGAAGAAAAAGCGACTACCCGCTTAATAA
Protein-coding regions in this window:
- the sppA gene encoding signal peptide peptidase SppA — encoded protein: MKQFFKFVLASFFGLLLTIVIIILIFIAYIASSGNNKSAEVDSDSVLHIQFTKDIPERTPSNPFSGLGFLGLDEDRDIGLNDILANIKKAKTDDNIKGIFLDESDMMSGQATVEEVRNALIDFKKSGKFIIAYSEVYTQQFYYLASVADKIYINPKGIFEFKGFSSQITFLKGAMDKLGIEAQIIKVGTYKSAVEPYFLTKMSDANRLQVTSYLGSMYDHFLTGISLSRGINKDSLFNYANQFRIQFPEDALKYKLVDGLKYKDEILDEIRQRTGIEAKKNIHSVEINEYNQNDGASDDDSDKKDSKNKIAIVYASGEISGGDGDDNSIGSERISEALRKVRLDDKVKAVVLRVNSPGGSSLASDVIWREVMLTKKAKPVIVSMGDYAASGGYYISCAADSIIAEPNTITGSIGIFAILPNLQKLFNDKLGITFDGVTTGKYADLGDISRPLSPDERAILQNQVNRGYDEFTKAVAAGRHKTQKYIDSIGQGRVWTGAQAVKIGLVDRLGNINDAIASAAKMAKLKHYKIDTYPDQKSKLNKVGSLLNSEIKMRTIKSELGENYIYYQQIKGVTQMMRTPQARLPYEIQIK
- a CDS encoding DNA polymerase/3'-5' exonuclease PolX produces the protein MENKPIARTLRLLSQLMELHEVNPFKIRSIANAAFKVDKLPFPVAGKSFEELEKVDGIGKSIAAKIIELQDTGTMVELQELLTATPEGVVEMMGIKGIGPKKVAIIWHDLGIENTGELYYACNENRLIEAKGFGLKTQEEISKAIEFRMASNGKFLYAQIEKEANDLLDQLKSLFPGALFEFGGEFRRLCEIVNELVIVLGSRDQTIAFDSLLKSEILNNITANGNHINGEMPNGLLVDIVCVEKRDFYKELFLQTGNDEHVEAVISRIADVIDQPESEEMIYTKSGLEFMKPELREGDTFIARARDNALPQLISYNDLKGTLHNHSTWSDGVNTIEEMALYCRDTLKLEYLGMCDHSKSAFYAKGLSIERVLQQHEEIDHLNKKLDGFKIFKGIESDILNDGSLDYPDEILKKFDFIVASVHSNLKMDEEKATTRLIKAIENPFTTILGHPTGRLLLSRKGYPIDYKKVIDACAANKVVIEINANPLRLDLDWRWHQYALDKGVMLSINPDAHRNEGFLDMHYGVIVARKGGLYKEKCLNALSLQEIQQYFNNKKG